Proteins encoded in a region of the Muntiacus reevesi chromosome 19, mMunRee1.1, whole genome shotgun sequence genome:
- the GPR6 gene encoding G-protein coupled receptor 6, producing the protein MNASVSSLNDSQVVAVAAEGAAAAATAAGARDTGEWGHPAAAAAAALGSGGAANASLELSSQLPAGPPGLLLSAVNPWDVLLCVSGTVIAGENALVVALIASTPALRTPMFVLVGSLATADLLAGCGLILHFVFQYVVPSETVSLLTVGFLVTSFAASVSSLLAITVDRYLSLYNALTYYSRRTLLGVHLLLAATWTVSLGLGLLPVLGWNCLAERAACSVVRPLTRSHVALLSATFFAVFGIMLHLYVRICQVVWRHAHQIALQQHCLAPPHLAATRKGVGTLAVVLGTFGASWLPFAIYCVVGSHEDPDVYTYATLLPATYNSMINPIIYAFRNQEIQRALWLLFCGCFQSKVPFRSRSPSEV; encoded by the coding sequence ATGAACGCGAGCGTCTCTTCGCTCAACGACTCGCAGGTGGTGGCAGTGGCGGCCGAGGGTGCGGCGGCAGCGGCCACCGCAGCAGGAGCGCGGGACACCGGTGAATGGGGGCACCCGGCAGCCGCAGCGGCGGCGGCGCTGGGGAGCGGCGGCGCAGCTAATGCGTCGCTGGAGTTGTCTTCGCAGCTGCCAGCGGGGCCGCCGGGGCTGCTGCTGTCCGCAGTGAATCCATGGGACGTACTGCTCTGCGTGTCTGGGACGGTGATTGCAGGCGAGAATGCCCTGGTAGTGGCGCTCATCGCGTCTACCCCTGCGCTGCGCACGCCCATGTTCGTGCTGGTGGGTAGCCTGGCCACCGCCGACCTGCTGGCGGGCTGCGGTCTCATCCTGCACTTCGTATTCCAATACGTGGTGCCCTCAGAGACCGTGAGCCTGCTCACTGTGGGCTTCCTTGTGACCTCGTTCGCTGCCTCAGTCAGCAGCCTGCTGGCCATCACGGTGGACCGCTACCTGTCCCTCTATAACGCACTCACCTATTACTCGCGACGGACCCTGTTGGGCGTGCACCTCCTTCTTGCTGCCACCTGGACGGTGTCCTTAGGCCTCGGGCTGCTGCCGGTGCTTGGCTGGAATTGCCTGGCGGAGCGCGCCGCCTGCAGCGTGGTGCGCCCGCTGACGCGCAGCCATGTGGCGCTgctctctgccaccttcttcgCGGTCTTCGGCATCATGCTGCACCTGTACGTGCGCATCTGCCAGGTGGTCTGGCGGCACGCACACCAGATCGCGCTGCAGCAGCACTGCCTGGCGCCGCCCCACCTTGCCGCCACCAGAAAAGGTGTGGGTACGCTGGCAGTGGTGCTGGGCACTTTCGGTGCCAGCTGGCTGCCCTTTGCCATCTACTGCGTGGTAGGTAGCCACGAGGACCCAGATGTATACACCTACGCCACCTTGCTGCCCGCCACCTACAACTCTATGATCAATCCTATCATCTATGCCTTCCGCAACCAGGAGATCCAACGCGCCCTGTGGCTCCTGTTTTGTGGCTGTTTCCAGTCCAAAGTGCCCTTCCGCTCCAGGTCCCCCAGTGAGGTCTGA